The following DNA comes from Spirulina major PCC 6313.
TAAGCTAGGGTCTTAAGTCAGCATAAACCTGAGTGCCTTTCTGAATTTGAGAAGCCAGACTAAGATTAGTGCTGAAGGAGTTTTAGTGATGCGGGTGCGATGGAAACAGTGGCGACAACCAGACAAGTTCACCCAAAAATGGGGGCTTGGTGCGATCGCCACTCCGGTTTTCCTGACGCTGGTGGGATGGCTTTCTCTGCTCCCGGCTCTGGCGCTTCAACCGGATGACAGCAACCGCATCCAGAACGAGACGGGCAATTTGACTGAACCACATCGTGATTTTCCCATCGGCAGTTTTGAAGTCATCGCGGTGGTTATCGGCGTAGCCTTTCTGGTGAGATGTTTTCGCCGGACCGATCGTCATACAGGGACTGCCGACTTCCGAGGGGCTGATCTCAACGGGGCGAACTTTTGTGATGCGAACCTGAGTGGTGCTGACTTGAGTGGCGCTGATCTGAGTAGCGCGAACCTGAGTGGTGCTGACTTGAGTGGTGCTGACTTGAGTGGTGCAAATTTGATTCAGGCTAACCTTAGCGGTGCTAACCTCAATGGTGCATTGCTGAAATATGCCAGTTTAAAGGGGGCTGATCTTAGATATACCAATCTTCGGGATTCTGATCTTCGCTATGCCAATCTCCGCGATGCTGACCTCAACTGTACTTTTCTCAAGGGTGCTAATCTTAGCGATGCTGATTTGGGGGGGGCTTTATTGTTTTTTGTCAATTTACGCGAGGTTCTCAACCTTGAACCGCTACAACTCAAGGCAAAACCGTCACCGTTTTTATGTCACGCTGCGTTGCCGTATTATTCCCAGCAATACGCTTTGAATTCTAATGCAGCTTGCGATCGCATTCCCAAAATTCTCAGCGATCGTTACGATATTCCCCTCGAAGAAGCCCAAGAAATTGTCTCTGAAGCTCGACAACACTGCTGGGATTAAGGGATCTCAAATCGATAATGACCCAATAAAGATCCCAGCCGCTCACCAAGAACGTCTGGGCTTAGGGAGAAAAATAGTTTAAGGGAAGGAACGGCGAATTAATTTCAGGTCGCTTCAGTCAAAGATGGTCAATCGCGCAGCCACCGGAACAGATTGGAGTGCTGAAGCTTAAGCGCAGGCAGGATATTAGCTCATGGCTGAGTTGCTGCGGTCATAATTGAGGCTGGATGCTGAACTGGGCTTGCCTTGAATGGTGTTGGTGTATTGATTAGGGTCAAGATCGAGACCCATTTCGGAAGCGGTGCGACCGAGCATGGATTGCTGGCGATTGCGGATGTTTTGAGAGTGACGCATCATCATCGCACGGGCTTGATTTTGGGTATTCATGAGGATAAATCTCCAATCAGAAATAGGGTGAGTGAGAAAAAATGTAGGGTGGGGGTCAAGATGCGCTCTCCATCCCAGAGAGCGATCGCGACTAACTCATGGCTGAGTTGCTGCGGTCATAGCTGAGGCGCGAAGCAGAACTGGGTTTACCTTGGATGGCGTTGGTGTATTGATTGCTGTCCAGATCGAGACCCATTTCAGAAGCGGTGCGATCGAGCATGGATTGCTGGCGATTGCGGATGTTATGGGTGTGGCGCATCATCATTGCACGGGCTTGATTTTGAGTATTCATGGGGAACCTCCGAATGACTGAGAAGAATAGCGTTTGTGAGCGATTGCTTAGTCCTCACTCTTTTAATTTACCAGGTAGTTCTGTAACAATGGCTACAAAATTTCGTAAATTAACATTTATTCACAAAAAATATAATTTTCAGTTTAGATTTAAATTAGATTTAAAAATTCGCTGTTAGGGTGGATCATAGCGGCAGCCACAGGGTAAAACAGGTGCCGGGTGCGTCGGGATCGCTGTAAATGGGGCTTTGCAGTTCGATGTGGCCTTGCATTTGTGCGGTGAGTTCTTGGGCGATCGCTAACCCTAGCCCTGTACCGGGAATCTCGCCCTGGGCTTGAATTCCCCGATAGCGGCGATCAAAAATTCGGTTTTGATCCGCCGGGGGAATCCCCACCCCGGTATCCGCGATCGCAATCCCACATTGTTCAGCATTCCCCTGCATCCTCACCCGTACCTGTCCCCCATCGGGCGTATATTTCACCGCATTGTCCAACAGATTCCCCACCACTTCTCGCAACGCTGCCGCATCCACCCACACGGCGGGCCACAGATCCGGTGGATCAACATCAATTGTGATCTGACGTTCAGCGGCGATCGCCTGCGCGGACTCAACCAACGGCACCAAAAACGACGACAGCGGCACAGCTTCATAGTGCAGCGTCGTGGGGGGCGAAACCGAGTGGGATGAATTCTGCTCCGATGCGCCTGCCCGATGACTGGGTAACAAATAAGGCTGAGGACTCCCCGTTAACACCGGAGGCGGAGACTCCCACGCCGCGAGCCATTGATCAAACTGACGCAGCAACGCTTGAATATGATCGCTCTCCCGGAGCATATTTTCCGCCACGGGATAGTTGCGATCCTCCGGCAAAAGACGTTTTAAGAGCAACTTACTAAAGGTGCGCAGGGCTGTCATCGGATTGCGCAGTTGATGGAGGAGATCATCAAGGCGATCGCGCTGCTGCTGGAGTTGGTGATAATGATGGGTCAGTTTTTGTTGCGCTTGGCCATGTTGTTGATCAAGAAAACAGGCAATGGCCAGGGCTTGAGCACCCTGTTTAAACTGCCCCAGTTCCGCCGTTTGCCAAGCCTGGGTTTCCCGTCGGGCCACCAGCAATCCCATCACCAAACCCTGATGCAGCAAGGGAAAAATAACCTGCCGTCTGCCCCACAACACAGAATCTTGCCAAGGCGTAGAGCGGGATAGATCCGGCTCGATGACCGGTGGCGGCTGGGTGCTCGGTTCCGGGGTCGGGGCAACGTTAGAGGGGGAAGGATCGGGAGCAGAGGGAGCGATCGCCAAGGGTGCTGATGGCGTTGAGGCAGACGACGCACTGGGATATTCGGCCACCGGATGCAGTTGAGGTTGCAGCCCATCAATCCAGTTTTCCGTTAAATACACAGCGCACCAAGTTGCATGCAGGCTCTGAGCCAAAAGCGTCACTTGGGCTTGGCACAATTGAATAAATTCTGGACTAGCCGGAATAAGCATAGACACCGGAGAATTCGAGATGCGACAAGGGTGACCATGTCCTTCCTAGCAAACTAAGCGACATTTCTACAAAATGTTAAAGAAGAATAACAATCTTAGGGGACTATGCTAGATTCTTTAATAGTGAGCGCTGCAAAATATCGAGAAAACTGAATCAAGCACTCCACATCATGGGCAACGTCTAGTGCCATGACCCAGGGAAAAAAGGCTTAATCAAAAAAAGACATCAGCACTATTGATTTTTGGGTTTAGATTTGGTATGCTGTGCTCGAATTTTGTAGCTATAACTACAGTACACAATTGAGGTCAGGAGGTACTTAGATTGGCAAGGAAACGTAAACGGAAAAGCCGTCGCCGCCAAGAAGGACGTAAAATTCTAGAGTTAGTACCCCAGTATAATCTAGAAAGTGGCGAAGATAAACCAGTGACAGCAGCACGTAAGTTTATTGCCTCCCAGGGCATTACACCTCCCGCTGTTCTTGTCGTCCGCCGGAATGAGCACACCACTGATCGATACTTCTGGGCAGAAAAAGGGCTATTCGGCGCACAGTACGTCGAAGAAAACCACTTTCTATTTCCGAGTTTGCGGACGGTCGCACCCCACAATACTCAAGCAAAGGGCCCGACTAGCACAGCATTGAGTCAGTAATCACTGCCGCAACGCTTTTGCCAAATACCGTAGCTTTGTGAATGAAGCTTTCCCACTTTATCATGGCTTGGTAAAGTGGGACTCAAATTTGTTGGAGTGTATTTTGGTAATGGTTTCGCCGTGGGAAAGGGGCTGAAGCTAATGTGTTTGAGCGTATTTTGAATCGGGATTGGCGGCGATCGCCCCTAGACCCATTCCCCATTACGCTCAAGGTTAACGCACCTCATTTTTGATTCTGTAATCAATCATACCAATCCCCCCTCCGTGATCTAACGATTTCTCTAGGCAAGACAACGCCTGGATTCCGGTCTTCGGCAAGATATGCTTTACGAAAATAGTGCGGGAGTCTGAAAGCCTCGTCAATTGATTGCGGGGATGAAAGACGACACGAGCGACTTTAGTCGCCCTCCTTGGGCTAGTCGTGTTAGGCTACTATCTTGGATTTCAAACGTCCAGGAACTATCACAAGGCTAAAAACTGACAAGCCTGGAAGCAGTTAAGGGTAAGCAGGCAGCGTAATGAGTGGGCGGATTGCCCACTGCGTCATCCAATCTAACGATTGGGTCGCCTCGGAAGACTTGAATGTGAACGGGTTAGTCTGGAATCGGCATCGGGCTGAGTCGATAGTGAAGCGGGTTTGTCTCCTGCGCCTTGGACGAACTACCGTGGGGCACACGGAAAGTTATCCGCTTGGGGAGATTAGACCTCTGGCGGGGTTGGAGCAATCCGGCTCGGTTAAGTCCGGTCGATGAACCAAGAATCCCCGTCGCTGTCTTCGCGGGGAGTGTCAATAGACTGAAGTATTGTGAAATTATCCACCCTAGTTACGAGCAATTGCGTCACTATGCGAGGTTTTATTCAACGAGTACTAGCACTGAGTACCATTGTTGCGTTGCCGCTCACAACCTTTAGTGCCACAGCCAGCGAGGCATCGCGATATCGGCGCGAATACCAGCCCCGTGAATTTCAACAATGTGCCTTTGAGCTAAGTAGTGTCGAGGTTGTTGATGAGCAGGCTAAGGTCGCTTGTGCGATGGCCCTTGAACCCACGGACTTTTCCGGCTGTGTGGCGGAGATTGATACCTTTACTGACATTCCGGCTCAAAATGCCCTGTATGCCTGTTTTCGGGTGCGGCGACCGGTGGAACTGGCGGCATGTGTGGTGGACATTGATACCTATGTGATTAAACCCCAAGTGTCAGAGGTGGAGAATGTGAATGAAGTAGCGTTGTCTGCCCTTGATCATTGTCGGCGGAGTTTATTGCCCCTGCGTTACTCTGCCTGTGTGGTGGGACTGAGTGCAGAACTGTCCCTCAAACCGGAAAATGCGATCGCGTCTTGTCTGGATGCGGAAGACTTCCCCCGCGAAATCTATACCCCTGCGACGAACGATACCCTTGGTACGGATCTCTAAGCGAACGGTGTCTCGGTGGAGTGGGTGGTTGATCCTGTTGTGGGTGGCGGGTTGTAGTGGCGATCGCACCGCCCAACAGTGGTTTGCTCCCGATCCACAACTGCTCGATCAGGCCGAATCTCCTGCCGTTGCGCCCAGTCCTGCCGCTACGCCAACCCCCAATCCCAGCCCCACCCCCGCCGACAGCCCACCCCCGGCGGATGACATCGTAGATGACACGGTGAAACTGCCCCAAAGCTTCCCGGACGATGTGCCCCGCTACCCCCAAGCCGAACTTTTAACGGCCAGTTATCGCCTCGGTGTTGGCACAGGAGAAACCCTGTGGGAAGTGGCAGCGAATCCAGCACAGATTGCTCGCTTTTACCGTCAGTTTCTCCAAAATAAGGGCTGGACGGTGACGGAAGCCTTTCAAGCAGACCGTGCGACGTTAACAATGGCTCAGGGAGAGACCCAAATTACCCTCACCTTTCCGGAGGCGAATCGATTCCGGTTGGACTATCGCACGGCGGCGATCGCACCCTCCGATCCTCCCCCTGCGCCCAACCCCGAAAAACCGGTTGCCAACGCCGCCCTCCCGAATTTTGGGGAGGATTTGATCCAATTAGGCGCGATTCCCACCACATTTCAACCCGATGCCACCATTCCCCGCCGCACCTTTGCCCGCTGGCTGTTGACCACCCATAACCGCATCTACCGCGATCGCCCCACGAAACAAATCCGCTCCGCCACCCCTAGCAGCCAGCCCATTTTCGCCGATGTGCCCACCAGCGACCCGGATTTTGCGATCATTCAAGGTCTCGCTGAAGCGGGAATGATTCCCTCGCGCCTCAGCGGTAGCGATGTCACCCTATTTCAACCCGATGCCCCCTTAAGCCGTGAAACACTGCTGCTGTGGAAAGTCCCCCTCGATCAGCGCACAACGCTACCCACCGCATCCCTACAAAATGTGCAGCAAACCTGGGGTTTTCAAGACAGCGACCAAATTAACCCCGCTGTGTTTCCGGCTCTGTTGGCCGATTATGACAATGGCGATCGCGCTAATTTACGCCGCGCCTTTGGCTATACAAAATTACTACAACCGAAAAAAACAGTCACCCAGGGCGAAGCCGCCGCCGCTTTGTGGTCTTTCGGGTTTCAGGGGGAAAGCATCACAGCTTCAGAAGCGATCGCCCGTCCCAATGCGGCCACATCCTCAACTTCACCCCCTCCATAGTAGAGATGATCCACCCCAATTAGAATTTAGTGAGAATTTAGTGAGAATTTAGCCCCGTTAAGTTCAGAAATCAGACAATACAAAAAAATAGCCCTTTTGCGTAAATCCGGCCCATCTTTCACGGCTTTTTCACAACTTTACCCTAGTCTAAATCAATAGGGAGCGAGACAGACGATGTAACCCAATCCAACCGATTACACTGCCTGTCCTCGATATTACCCTGACTGATGGACTATCACCCTCTAGCTGACCCTAGAGGGTTTTCTTCATGATCAATGCGGTGCATTGATGGTGCTTGATCGCATGTGTTGGGTAGAATTTAGACCATTTTTTCACTGCATTGAATTCAGGGTAGTTTATTAAACTAAAGTTGGGGGGAGGGTCTAGAGAGTTTGGCGGCGGATTGGGTGAGACGGCGTTTGAGGGTGAGGGATTCGCGTTGGTAGGAATGGGCGAGATCGTGGTTGCCGAGGGTGTGGTGAACTTTGCTGAGGTTGTTGAGAGCGACGGCTTCCCCGAAGGTGTCTGCGAGGGTTTGCTTGAGGGTAAGGGCTTGCTGATAGGCGGCTAAGGCTTCGGGATATTGGTGCAATTGAAAATGACTGTTGCCGATGCCACTCCAGGCGATCGCTTGATAACGATCTTGGTGATTGTGTTGGCTGAGGGTGAGGAGGTCTTGATAGGTTTGGAGGGAGGTGCTGTACTGGCGGCAGCAGTAATGGGCATTGGCAAGGCCCACCAAAACATCGTACAGGCGCGGATCAGGGGTGGGGTCACTGCTGGCGGTCTGGCGGTAGTTTTGGTAGTGCTCGATCGCGCTGCTGTAGTCGTGGAGGGCATCATAGGCTTGGCCGAGGAGGAAGAGGAGGTCTTGAGCGCCCTGGTGGGCTTGGATGCTGTGGCGCATGGTGAGCGATCGCTGATAGCAGGCGATCGCCACCTCGTATTGGCCAAGGGCATAGTACGCCTTACCAAGATTCAGCAACGACTGAGCTTCTCCAAGGCGATCGCCAATCGACTCCGCCAACAGGAGATGCTTCTCAAAATGATCCACCGCCAACTTCATCGCCAACCGATATTCCCCCTGGGAATGATGAGTGACCGTGACTAACCGTTCAGGCGCGTGGCAGGTTTCCGGTTCAATGGCTTGCCAGTCGCCGCTTTCACGCTGAACCACCAGGGACTGTTGATAATGCTCGATCGCCTGCTGATATTGACCCAAGGACTGCAACGCCACGCCCAAATTACTTAAAACATTGGCTTCCCCTTGAAAGTCGCCAATTTCCTGATACAACCCCAGCGCCTGCTGCCAGGTTTTCAACGCCACTTTAAACTGACTGGTTTGGTAATATTCCACGCCCTGACGAAAGAGGCGATCGGCATCTTGCTTAGTCTTCAACTGAATCACGGCATCCGATGGTTTGACGGTTAGCAAGGGATGATGTTGGAGGGTCGTCAGTAACGATTTGAGGCGGTGCAACTGAGGGTAAGAGGGGTCAGTACTAAGGTGTTGCGATCGCTCCTGAATCATCTGAGCTACCGTATCCACCAACTCCCAATCTATCAACTCTGACTGAGTCGCCAGCCACTGAGCCTCTGTCCCGATCGGACAGCGCAAGAGTTGTTCAATCAGTTCGAGGTAAGCCTGATAACGATCTTGATTCATACGACCTAGCCAATTTCCCCCGCTCCTTCACTGTACTGCCTTCCGTGGGAAATAACGTCCGCAGTCCCCCTGAACTGGAATGCTACTGCGATCGCATCATAGCTAAAAAAGAGAGCCTTATAAGCTCTCTCTCGTTATTAAGCGGGTAACGCGATTCGAACGCGCGACATTCACCTTGGCAAGGTGACGCTCTACCACTGAGCTATACCCGCAATTTATTTAATTCAGACTTTTACCAGTATGGAAAAAATCGGAGCGAATGTCAAGATAGAAATCAAAAAAGTTGATAACCCTCAACCCATCAGCCCCCCACAGACCTACACCACATCCGTCGCCGCCACTGGCAACGCCGTCGGTAGCTCAAACCCCGCGCCATTCTGCTGAATTTGACGCATCAAACTCGCCATCTCCAGCGCACTCATCGCGTAGTTCCAGCCTAAATTACTCTTAATCCCAGCCCGTTCCAACGCTTGGGGCATCGTATCCGTCGTGAGAATGCCAAAAATAACCGGCACACCCGTTTGAAAACTAGCCGCCGCGATCCCCTTCGCTGCTTCCCCCGCCACATAGTCAAAATGTGGCGTATCGCCCCGAATCACCGCCCCCAGGCAAATCACCGCATGGTAACGCCGCGACGCTGCCACCTGACGCGCCACCATCGCAATCTCAAAACTCCCCGGCACCCAAAAATAATCTGTTTCTGCACCGTGGGGATTCGTATCAACGCCGTGACGCTGAAGACAGTCTTGGCAACCGGCCAGCAGTTTACTGGTCACCATATCGTTAAAGCGACCAATCACGATCGCAATGCGGAGCGAACCCGGCTCCGTTGTAAAGTTGCCTTCAAATACAGCCATGAACTTTGAGTAAAAGGACGAGTGAATAACGACGACAGACCAGGAAGAAATGAACGATCAGACATCACCTCTTCCTGCTGCGGGGCAATCAACCGGGGGGAATCAACTACACCACAAAAAAGTTAAGAACACCCACGACAACCACCAGGATCAGCCATAGACCGGAACTGAGATAGATCAATTGTTTGGATTGATCCCAGTTTTGGGGGGTGGCATAGGCGACGGGAACGCCGACAACCATCAGGAAAGACAGAGCGACTAAGGCGAGTAAGGCAATTTGGAACAGGATAGCCATGAGTTGAGATCTCCCAGTACAGCAATGGATTGAGGTTAAGAATGCCGGTGACGTTTTCCCTGTTGCATAACATGGAATTTTGGGTTTAAGCGGTGATGCCGGACGGGACTCGGCCAGGGTTCACCTCACCCAATGGGCTACGTCTTGCCCATGGATCGCGCTCCCACTTCAAAGATTGGATATCGATCAGGGGGTTAAGCCCCTTGTTGCTCAGGGTTGAGCGTTCCTCAATGAAATGAGATTGCGATGTCCTGATGATCAAAAAATAATATCAGTCTTTTTTTTGTGACAGGTGCATTAAAAAAGTCCTGTTTAGTACGCTATCAAATCGTGACCATTCTGGGAAGGGGTTAAGGGGCGCAGGGGAGACGCGGGGCGGCCTTGGCTGGGCTTTCTTCTCTAGGCAAGCGGCGGGGGAAATGGGGGGTTAGGACTGCCGATGTTGGAGGATGAATTCGGCGATCGCTAAGTCCATCGGGGTGGTGATTTTGAGGTTACTTTCTTCCCCTGGCACGATTTGCACGGGCAGATCGCATTGTTCAAACAGAGCCGCATCATCGGTGACTTCCCAGCCGAGGGATTTACCGCGATCGTGGCAGGTTTTGAGGGTGGCGACGGCGAAGCCTTGGGGGGTTTGGGCGGCCCAGAGGGTGCTGCGGTCGGGGGTGTGGGTGACCTGCTGGCTGTCGTTGACGATTTTGATCGTGTCTTTGACGGGGATGGCGGCGATCAGACCGGGGCAGGTGCGCAGGGCGATCGCACAGCGATCGAACAAGTCCGGCGTGGCTAAACACCGCGCCCCATCGTGAATCAAGACCCATTGCGCGGTTTCCGGCAGGGCTTGTAGGCCGTTATACACCGAGGCTTGGCGGGTGTCGCCGCCGACGATGAAGTGAACGGGTTTGGTGAGGTAGAGATCGGCGAGGATTTGCTCAAAGGCGGGGAAGTCGTGGGGCTGGCCAATCAAGCCGATCCAGGTGATCTGTTCAGATTGTTCAACGGCTTGGAGCGTCCAGGCGAGGAGGGGTTTTTGGGACAGGGTGAGGAGGAGTTTATTGCGATCGCCCCCCATTCGTTTACCCAAGCCAGCAGCCGGAATCAAAAGATGCATAGGGTGTTTCCACAGGTCTAAATGCGTCTAAGAGTCTATCATTTTGCGTTCAATTCCTGGCGATCGCGCCTCGCCAGGGAGTCAGGACGGCCAACGACACCGATATTAAGACTGATATCAATGAGGATGGGCGGTTCGCGTTGAATGGGGACATTTTTGGTTAAAATTGAACTCGATCCCATACGCGCGGTTTAGTGGAGATGCGAATATTAGCCCTCGTTCCTGGTGGAATTGGTGACCAAATCCTATTTTTTCCCACCTTGGCGACCCTCAAGCAAGCCTATCCCAACGCGGAGATCGATGTGTTGGTAGAGCCTCGCTCCAAGTCAGCCTATCGGGTCTGTCCCTCGGTGCATGATGTCTTGCTGTTTGACTACAAAGACCGGAATAGCCTGGCAGACTACCTCAATTTGCTGGGGATTATCCGCGATCGCGAATACGATGCCGCCCTCGCCCTCGGCCAACGGCTCGCAGTGGGCGTGCTGCTCTGGCTCAACGGCATCCCGAAACGAGTCGGCTACCACAGTGACAAATCGTGGTTTCTCACCGATACCGTTCCCCTCAAACCGGAGCAATACGCGGCGTTGATGTATCACGACCTCGTCCAAGGGTTTGGCCTCCAAACCCCCTGTCCGCCCCTGAGCGTTGCTGTCCCGAAAACAGACATTGACTGGGCCGAAGCCGAGCAACAACGGCTGGACCTTAAAGGCAGTGGCTACATCATAATCCACGGTGGATCGAGCCAATTGGCCCTCACCAAAGGCATTAACAAAATTTATCCGGTGCAACAGTGGCTCAACGTCGTTCACGATATTCAAGCCAAGCAGCCCAATGTGCCGATCGTCCTGCTCCAAGGCCCCGATGATGGGCAGTGGGTGCAAGACATGATCAAAGGTGCGGGGGATCTGCGAGTGGCAACACCGCCGGACATTGGTAAATTGGCAGCGATGATTGCTGGGGCGAACCTGATGCTCTGTACCGACAGTGCGCCGATGCACCTCTCTGTGGCGGTGGGAACCTATACGATCGCCCTCTTTGGGCCCACGAACGCGGCGAAACTGCTGCCCCAGAGTGACCAAGCGATCGCGATTCAATCTCCCAGTGAGGCGATCGCCGACATCGCCCCCGTCACCATCTTAGAAACGATGTGGAATGCCTAAGCCAGCGGTTTTTCTCGATCGTGACGGCGTGCTCAACATCGAGCGGGGCTACCTCCACCGCGTCGAGGATCTAGACCTGATTCCCGGCGTGGCCCAAGCGGTGCGCCAACTGAACGACGCGGGTATTTTCTGCTGTCTCGTCTCCAACCAAGCCGGCCCCGCCCGCGACTACTACCCCATCGCCCACATCGAAGCCCTCCACGATCGCCTCGTCACCCTCCTCAAAACCGAAGCCAACGCCCACCTCGACGCGCTCTACTACTGCCCCTACCTCAGCCCCCCCGCCGGAGGAGTCAACCCAGAGTTTGCCTATTGGGGGACGTGGCGCAAACCCAACACCGGGATGCTCGTCGCGGCTGCCTGGGATCATGACCTCGATCTCCAGGGCAGTTTTATGGTGGGCGACAAAGCCACGGATATTGACCTCGCCCGGAATGCCGGGGTTCACGGTATCCTCGTTCAAACTGGGTACGGGACTCAAGTCCTCTCCGGAACCTACCAACACCATGCCCAACCGGACTATCTCGCCCAGGATTTACCCGACGCGGTGCAGTGGCTCTTGCCGCGCTTCAGCCATACCGAGGCCAAAAGTATCTCTATCTAGAGAATGAGACTGACAGGGTGAAACGACTTTCCCCAGAGAGATGTCATGGTTTGCCTAAAACCGTTACGGTATGGGAACCAGATTTCACCCGGAACGCCTTGTCAACTCTTATGTCTCCGTCTCTCTGTTTAACCTCGGTGGAGCAACTGCTTCGCACTTTGCCTCATTTGGTTTGGTTGGCCGATGCCCAAGGGATGGTGACGGCCTGTAATCCGCAATGGACAGACTACACGGGACAAGGTGAAGCGGATTTGCTCCTAGAACCCTGGTGGCAGGGAGTGCATCCCCAGGACTGCGATCGCGCCCGCACCGCTTGGCATCACACCCTCAACACCCAAACCCCCCACCAGAGCCAACTCCGACTCCGCCACCGCACCAGTAATCAATACATCACCACCCTCTGGCACGCCGCACCCCTCTACAACGATCAACAGATCCTCACCGGCTGGCTCAGTACCTTCACCCCCTCCCCCACGATCACCCAACTGGAAACCCGGCTGCGAGCCGTCGAGGAACGCTACCAACTCCTCACCGACCGCTCCAGCGACCTGATCACCAGCTACACCCCAACAGGTCAATACCTCTACGCCTCCCCCGCCAGTCAAGCCCTCCTCGGTTATGACCCCTCCGAACTCGTCGGCCAATCCATTTACGACTTCTTCCACCCCGAAGACCTCACCACCCTCCGCCACACCTACAGCGACACCCTCCCCCAAACCTCCACCTACACCTACCGCATCCGCCGCAAAGACGATACCTACATCTGGTTTGAAACCACCAACCAGGTGATCAAAACCCCCGACGGGGCGACGATTCGGGAAGTGATCGCCATTTCGCGAGACATCACCGAACGGAAACAGGCGGAACTGGAAATTTTGCGCGTCAACCAGGAACTAGAATCACGGGTCAATGAGCGCAATGTTCAACTCGACACGATTAACCGCCTCTATCATTCGGTGTTGACCAGTATTGAAGAGGTGATTTTCCAAACCGACACAACAGGACGCTGGATTTTTCTCAGTTCGCCCTGGAAAGCGATTACGGGCTACACCGTCGAGGAAACCCTCAACAGTTCATTTTTAGAGTATGTCTTTACCCAAGAGGATCGCGATCGCCTCACGGATTTATTTCAATCCCTCCTCCTCCGAGAGCGCGAATCCTTTGCATACGAGTTTCGTTTTCCGACGAAAAACCGAAATTTTCGCTGGCTGGAATTATATGCTCAACTGCACCAAGACAGTGCTGGGCATATACTCGGAACCTGTGGCGCGATCAACGATGTCACGCCCCGAAAACAGGTCGAAGCGGTGCTCAAATCGAGGGCCGATCAGCTCAACCAGCAGCGGGAGCAGATCGAGCAACAAAACCAAGCACTCATGCAAGCCTCACAATTA
Coding sequences within:
- the ispD gene encoding 2-C-methyl-D-erythritol 4-phosphate cytidylyltransferase: MHLLIPAAGLGKRMGGDRNKLLLTLSQKPLLAWTLQAVEQSEQITWIGLIGQPHDFPAFEQILADLYLTKPVHFIVGGDTRQASVYNGLQALPETAQWVLIHDGARCLATPDLFDRCAIALRTCPGLIAAIPVKDTIKIVNDSQQVTHTPDRSTLWAAQTPQGFAVATLKTCHDRGKSLGWEVTDDAALFEQCDLPVQIVPGEESNLKITTPMDLAIAEFILQHRQS
- a CDS encoding S-layer homology domain-containing protein, whose protein sequence is MVRISKRTVSRWSGWLILLWVAGCSGDRTAQQWFAPDPQLLDQAESPAVAPSPAATPTPNPSPTPADSPPPADDIVDDTVKLPQSFPDDVPRYPQAELLTASYRLGVGTGETLWEVAANPAQIARFYRQFLQNKGWTVTEAFQADRATLTMAQGETQITLTFPEANRFRLDYRTAAIAPSDPPPAPNPEKPVANAALPNFGEDLIQLGAIPTTFQPDATIPRRTFARWLLTTHNRIYRDRPTKQIRSATPSSQPIFADVPTSDPDFAIIQGLAEAGMIPSRLSGSDVTLFQPDAPLSRETLLLWKVPLDQRTTLPTASLQNVQQTWGFQDSDQINPAVFPALLADYDNGDRANLRRAFGYTKLLQPKKTVTQGEAAAALWSFGFQGESITASEAIARPNAATSSTSPPP
- a CDS encoding pentapeptide repeat-containing protein translates to MRVRWKQWRQPDKFTQKWGLGAIATPVFLTLVGWLSLLPALALQPDDSNRIQNETGNLTEPHRDFPIGSFEVIAVVIGVAFLVRCFRRTDRHTGTADFRGADLNGANFCDANLSGADLSGADLSSANLSGADLSGADLSGANLIQANLSGANLNGALLKYASLKGADLRYTNLRDSDLRYANLRDADLNCTFLKGANLSDADLGGALLFFVNLREVLNLEPLQLKAKPSPFLCHAALPYYSQQYALNSNAACDRIPKILSDRYDIPLEEAQEIVSEARQHCWD
- a CDS encoding tetratricopeptide repeat protein, producing the protein MNQDRYQAYLELIEQLLRCPIGTEAQWLATQSELIDWELVDTVAQMIQERSQHLSTDPSYPQLHRLKSLLTTLQHHPLLTVKPSDAVIQLKTKQDADRLFRQGVEYYQTSQFKVALKTWQQALGLYQEIGDFQGEANVLSNLGVALQSLGQYQQAIEHYQQSLVVQRESGDWQAIEPETCHAPERLVTVTHHSQGEYRLAMKLAVDHFEKHLLLAESIGDRLGEAQSLLNLGKAYYALGQYEVAIACYQRSLTMRHSIQAHQGAQDLLFLLGQAYDALHDYSSAIEHYQNYRQTASSDPTPDPRLYDVLVGLANAHYCCRQYSTSLQTYQDLLTLSQHNHQDRYQAIAWSGIGNSHFQLHQYPEALAAYQQALTLKQTLADTFGEAVALNNLSKVHHTLGNHDLAHSYQRESLTLKRRLTQSAAKLSRPSPQL
- the psbZ gene encoding photosystem II reaction center protein PsbZ; the encoded protein is MAILFQIALLALVALSFLMVVGVPVAYATPQNWDQSKQLIYLSSGLWLILVVVVGVLNFFVV
- a CDS encoding GAF domain-containing sensor histidine kinase: MLIPASPEFIQLCQAQVTLLAQSLHATWCAVYLTENWIDGLQPQLHPVAEYPSASSASTPSAPLAIAPSAPDPSPSNVAPTPEPSTQPPPVIEPDLSRSTPWQDSVLWGRRQVIFPLLHQGLVMGLLVARRETQAWQTAELGQFKQGAQALAIACFLDQQHGQAQQKLTHHYHQLQQQRDRLDDLLHQLRNPMTALRTFSKLLLKRLLPEDRNYPVAENMLRESDHIQALLRQFDQWLAAWESPPPVLTGSPQPYLLPSHRAGASEQNSSHSVSPPTTLHYEAVPLSSFLVPLVESAQAIAAERQITIDVDPPDLWPAVWVDAAALREVVGNLLDNAVKYTPDGGQVRVRMQGNAEQCGIAIADTGVGIPPADQNRIFDRRYRGIQAQGEIPGTGLGLAIAQELTAQMQGHIELQSPIYSDPDAPGTCFTLWLPL
- a CDS encoding DUF3155 domain-containing protein, whose amino-acid sequence is MARKRKRKSRRRQEGRKILELVPQYNLESGEDKPVTAARKFIASQGITPPAVLVVRRNEHTTDRYFWAEKGLFGAQYVEENHFLFPSLRTVAPHNTQAKGPTSTALSQ
- the ribH gene encoding 6,7-dimethyl-8-ribityllumazine synthase → MAVFEGNFTTEPGSLRIAIVIGRFNDMVTSKLLAGCQDCLQRHGVDTNPHGAETDYFWVPGSFEIAMVARQVAASRRYHAVICLGAVIRGDTPHFDYVAGEAAKGIAAASFQTGVPVIFGILTTDTMPQALERAGIKSNLGWNYAMSALEMASLMRQIQQNGAGFELPTALPVAATDVV